The following coding sequences are from one Mustela lutreola isolate mMusLut2 chromosome 5, mMusLut2.pri, whole genome shotgun sequence window:
- the C5H5orf47 gene encoding uncharacterized protein C5orf47 homolog, with translation MAAAGREPKRDVARFVYVTRFGSYRCGGVLQLSSRRAQGRGSTRRGVGCSPEEPWAAAPAGAELAPGPRSRTPAASPPASSARSCPQPAAGAALTQKNLAKKFDFPIPLKEASKVAKKKKKVSVWNRVYKVISRMLEENEKYRLRLKYQQLSCENSNYTR, from the exons ATGGCGGCGGCTGGCCGGGAGCCCAAACGGGACGTGGCGCGCTTCGTTTACGTGACACGCTTCGGCTCGTACCGGTGCGGCGGCGTGTTGCAGCTGAGCAGCCGCCGGGCTCAGGGCCGCGGGAGCACCAGGCGCGGGGTGGGCTGCAGCCCTGAGGAGCCGTGGGCGGCGGCCCCAGCCGGCGCGGAGCTGGCCCCCGGCCCTAGGTCCCGGACCCCGGCTGCTTCCCCTCCGGCGTCGAGCGCGCGGAGCTGTCCCCAGCCGGCGGCGGGAGCAG ctttaaCCCAGAAGAATTTAGCTAAAAAGTTTGATTTCCCCATCCCTTTGAAAGAAGCTTCCAAAGTAgcgaagaaaaagaaaaag gtttcaGTATGGAATAGAGTGTACAAAGTCATTTCTAGAAtgcttgaagaaaatgaaaaatatagacTCAGGCTGAAATACCAACAACTATCCTGTGAAA ACTCAAATTACACAAGATGA